In Oncorhynchus mykiss isolate Arlee chromosome 1, USDA_OmykA_1.1, whole genome shotgun sequence, the following proteins share a genomic window:
- the LOC110521966 gene encoding rab-like protein 2A, producing MASDANGIPELDQDKYDADEQVKIICLGDSAVGKSKLMERFLIDGYRPQQLSTYALTLYKYNTTIDRKAVLVDFWDTAGQERFQSMHPSYYHKAHACIMVFDVQRKITYKNLTNWYTELREYRPEIPCVVVANKIDADMKVTQRNFNFAKKQGLPLYFVSAADGTNVVKMFKETIKMAMSYKQNSSDFMDEVMRELENFELEQNKDLSLQTAQKGLKPESSESV from the exons ATGGCAAGCGACGCCAATGGCATTCCTGAACTGGACCAAGATAAATATGATGCAGATGAACAAGTGAAGATCATCTGCCTTGGGGACAGTGCAGTGGGGAAATCCAA GTTGATGGAGAGGTTCCTGATTGACGGATA TCGTCCCCAGCAGCTGTCAACCTATGCTCTGACACTCTACAAATACAATACCACCATTGACAGAAAGGCTGTATTAGTAG ACTTCTGGGATACTGCTGGACAGGAGCGGTTCCAGAGCATGCATCCCTCGTACTACCACAAAGCTCACGCCTGTATCATG GTGTTTGACGTGCAGAGGAAGATCACCTATAAGAACCTGACCAATTGGTACACAGAGCTGAGAGAGTACAGGCCTGAGATCCCCTGCGTTGTGGTGGCTAACAAGATAGATG CTGATATGAAGGTGACCCAGAGGAACTTTAACTTTGCCAAGAAGCAGGGACTTCCTTTGTACTTTGTATCAGCTGCTGATGGGACCAATGTGGTCAAG ATGTTTAAAGAAACAATCAAGATGGCGATGTCGTACAAGCAGAACTCTAGTGACTTCATGGATGAAGTGATGCGGGAGCTAGAG AACTTTGAGCTGGAGCAGAACAAGGATTTGTCGTTACAGACGGCTCAGAAGGGACTGAAACCAGAGAGCTCGGAGTCTGTCTGA